From the genome of Sporocytophaga myxococcoides DSM 11118:
CTGAAATACGTGTAAAACAGGTAATGTAGCTAAAGGTAAATGATTTAAGAAAACTTTTAGAAAAGCTATAAACCTGACAGTATCAAATTGAAAGCACTTTTTACTCATTTTAACCTTCGTTTCAGAATCTAATTTAATAAGGATTGGTCTAAATACAATAATTGAACGCTGAACGAGCTAAACTTATATACTTGAATGGAGTTTGATATTTCGATATGAAAATTCAAAGACTGAAAGGGCAATCTGCCATAGTTACGGGATCGAGTTCGGGTATAGGAGAGGCTATTGCGATCGAACTTGCATATGAAGGTGCAAAAGTGGTGATTAATTATTCATCAAGTGAAAAGGCCGCATTTGACATAGTCAGGGGCATTGAAAAGAATGGAGGAGAGGCAATTGCCATCAAAGCGGATGTGAGTAATGAAGATGATGTGAAAGACATGTTTAAAAAAACGATTGATACTTTTGGTACGATAGATATTTTAGTTAATAATGCAGGTATTCAGAAAGATGCAAACATAGCAGAAATGAGTCTAAAAGATTGGAAGCTCGTGTTGGATATAAATTTAACCGGGCAATTTCTTTGTTCCAGGGAAGCTATTAAAGAGTATAGAAGACGCGGATTTACTGGATATTCTTGTGCTCTTGGTAAAATAATCTGTATGAGCTCTGTTCATGAAATAATACCATGGGGTGGACATGTCAACTATTCCAGTTCAAAAGGTGGGGTAAGTATGTTTATGAAATCAATGGCTCAGGAGGTAGGTAGAGATAAAATAAGGGTTAACGCAATAGCTCCGGGAGCCATTAAAACCCGAATAAACCGGCCGATTTGGGAGACAAAAGAAGCTGAGCAAAAGGTATTGGAACTAATCCCTTATGATAGACTGGGAGAAGCAAAAGACGTTGCTAAGATAGCTGCCTGGCTAGCGTCAGATGAAAGTGACTATATTCACGGTACTACTATATTTGTTGATGGTGGTATGGCCCTTTATCCCGGTTTTGCAGACAATGGATGATCTCAAATTTTAAGGTGAATGAATTCTTAGAAAGTTTATTGTCAAATTAAATTCGAAAATATCTCATTAAATTATAATATAATTTTTATACAACTGATTTTTTTTAATTCAATTTTTAACATTATTGATCTTTTCAAATCAGAATTAATATTCAAAAAAGAATTTAGAATATTTTGATATAGATTTAATTATTTTATAATTGTTTAAAGTTATCTTGTATCAAATTTGAGCTAACATGAATAATCTGGTTGAAATAGGCAAAAGGCTTAAAGAGTTTCTTGATTATAAAAAGATGAAGGTTAATGAGTTAGGTAGGATGAGCGATACATCAGGAACTCAGATTTATAATATAGTAAAAGGGAAAAAATACGGAGTAGATAAATTTATAAGCGTAGTAAATGCCCTTCCTGACTTAAATATTTACTGGTTGCTTTTTGGAGATGGTCATATGTTAAAAGAGACCGTTTTAAAATATAATAATGCAAATTCAGGAGAAGCAGAATTACTGATTAAGGAACTCGAAAATTTGAAAGTACTCATCAGTTATCAGGAAATGACACTTAACGCTTATAAGCGATCTCTTGATATGGCTGCAAGTACCAATGATGATTTGAAAAAAATGGTTGAGTTCTACAGATCTCAGGCTGAGAACAAATCTTCAAATATTAAAAGTGCCTGATTGAGCATACTGTTAT
Proteins encoded in this window:
- a CDS encoding SDR family oxidoreductase codes for the protein MKIQRLKGQSAIVTGSSSGIGEAIAIELAYEGAKVVINYSSSEKAAFDIVRGIEKNGGEAIAIKADVSNEDDVKDMFKKTIDTFGTIDILVNNAGIQKDANIAEMSLKDWKLVLDINLTGQFLCSREAIKEYRRRGFTGYSCALGKIICMSSVHEIIPWGGHVNYSSSKGGVSMFMKSMAQEVGRDKIRVNAIAPGAIKTRINRPIWETKEAEQKVLELIPYDRLGEAKDVAKIAAWLASDESDYIHGTTIFVDGGMALYPGFADNG
- a CDS encoding helix-turn-helix transcriptional regulator — its product is MNNLVEIGKRLKEFLDYKKMKVNELGRMSDTSGTQIYNIVKGKKYGVDKFISVVNALPDLNIYWLLFGDGHMLKETVLKYNNANSGEAELLIKELENLKVLISYQEMTLNAYKRSLDMAASTNDDLKKMVEFYRSQAENKSSNIKSA